The Parambassis ranga chromosome 14, fParRan2.1, whole genome shotgun sequence genome includes a window with the following:
- the ggnbp2 gene encoding gametogenetin-binding protein 2 isoform X2, translated as MARLVAVCREGEEDYPFLSRQIPLYIDDALTMVMEFSDSVMDVNRQDINASHWKQFCEYYSKLKQLDLNIALMVTSREVFGALSQLVPCVGCRRSVERLFSHLVESGNPALEPLTVKPTGMLSVTKACLADVKKLYTLFYVHGSKLNDIIDAIPKSKKNKRCQLHSLDTHKPKPLGGSWMDVWELMSQECRDEVVLIDSACLLETLETYLRKHRFCTDCKNKVLRAYNILVGEVDCSEEKGYCAALYEGLCCCPHERHIHVCCETDFIAHLLGRAEPEFAGGYERRERHAKTIDIAQEEVLTCLGIHLYERLHRIWQKLRAEEQTWQLLFHLGIDALRKSFEMAVEKMRGISRLEQFVEELSEEERAKELKQEKKRQKRKNRRKNKCGFDMSEQETEEKEKNLDEGSLESVEHCCKTCGNHDEEDAGCEDSVTANRSTSCSCPGTTKQDLSSHISDCGYSSSMEGSETCSPEGSDVACSEGICNHDEAGDGPNVHHCAEDKEEDGIDSCVDCWPHSEENTQCKSKKKKRKGKGFYSDQGQKGEGYISDGNTMGHCLPSAHTCRTKEIFSSLCGDKIASIALRLPWTVHQKNLGLHPGEANMSLVELLDDSDVTSDEENCLTQDEIQAFLERNKSFYNNRHQYRQLLKEKFSNYCLSTERSKPVCGKWFSTTSVN; from the exons ATGGCACGACTGGTAGCCGTCTGTagggaaggggaggaggactACCCATTTCTCTCAAGACAGATTCCTCTGTATATTGATGATGCACTCACG ATGGTGATGGAGTTTTCTGACAGTGTAATGGATGTGAACCGCCAGGACATTAACGCTTCTCATTGGAAACAATTTTGTGAG TATTACTCCAAGCTGAAGCAGCTGGACTTGAATATTGCCCTCATGGTGACATCCAGAGAAGTGTTCGGTGCATTATCACAGCTGGTTCCATGTGTGGGCTGCAGACGAAGTGTGGAGCGCCTTTTCTCACATCTAGTGGAATCTGGGAACCCAGCCCTGGAGCCCCTCACAGTGAAACCCACGGGCATGCTCTCTGTCACTAAGGCCTGTTTGGCAGACGTGAAGAAGCTCTACACCCTCTTCTACGTCCATGG GTCAAAGTTAAATGACATTATTGATGCCATTCCAAAAAGTAAAAAGAACAAACGCTGCCAGCTGCACTCCCTAGATACACACAAACCTAAGCCTTTGGG GGGGAGCTGGATGGACGTTTGGGAGCTGATGTCTCAGGAGTGCAGGGATGAGGTGGTCCTCATTGATAGTGCCTGTCTTCtggagacactggagacatATTTGCGCAAACATAG GTTTTGCacagactgtaaaaacaaaGTGTTGAGGGCATACAATATCTTGGTTGGAGAGGTGGACTGTAGCGAGGAGAAAGGCTACTGTGCCGCCTTGTATGAGGGACTGTGCTGTTGCCCCCACGAACGCCACATCCACGTGTGCTGTGAAACAGACTTCATTGCTCACCTCCTCGGCCGGGCAGAGCCCGAGTTTGCAGGAGGGTATGA aCGCAGAGAGAGGCATGCAAAGACTATTGACATTGCACAAGAGGAAGTCCTGACCTGTCTTGGTATTCACTTGTATGAGCGGCTGCACAGAATCTGGCAGAAACTACGAGCAGAAGAGCAGACCTGGCAGTTACTCTTCCACTTGGGAATTGATGCACTACGCAAAAGTTTTGAG ATGGCAGTGGAGAAGATGCGGGGGATCAGTCGGCTTGAGCAGTTTGTTGAGGAGCTGTCTGAGGAAGAGAGAGCCAAAGAGCTGAAGCAGGAGAAAAAGAGGCAAAAGCGAAAAAATCGACGCAAAAACAAGTGTGGATTTGACATGTCTGaacaggagacagaggagaaggagaagaatcTGGATGAG GGTTCTCTGGAATCTGTGGAGCACTGCTGCAAAACCTGTGGTAACCACGATGAAGAGGATGCTGGGTGTGAAGACAGCGTCACTGCCAATAGAAGCACTTCCTGTAGTTGCCCCGGCACCACCAAACAAG atttGTCCTCACACATTAGTGACTGTGGCTACTCCTCAAGTATGGAAGGCAGTGAGACATGCTCGCCAGAAGGCTCTGATGTTGCCTGCTCTGAGGGAATCTGCAACCATGATGAAGCAG GAGATGGCCCAAATGTCCATCACTGTGCTGAAgacaaggaggaggatggaATCGACAGTTGTGTAGACTGCTGGCCACACTCTGAGGAGAATACTCAGTGCAAgagtaaaaagaagaaaaggaagggCAAGGGTTTCTACAGCGACCAA GGGCAAAAAGGTGAAGGTTATATATCTGATGGGAACACAATGGGCcactgtctgccatctgcacaCACTTGTCGAACCAAAGAAATCTTTTCCTCATTATGTGGTGATAAAATTGCCAGCATTGCACTACGATTACCCTGGACAGTACATCAGAAGAACCTTGGACTTCATCCGGGGGAGGCAAACATGAGTCTTGTGGAACTTCTG GATGATTCAGACGTCACCTCAGATGAGGAGAATTGTTTGACACAGGATGAAATTCAGGCATTTTTAGAACGAAACAAGTCCTTCTACAACAATCGCCACCAGTACCGACAGCTCCTGAAAGAGAAGTTCTCCAACTACTGCCTCTCCACAGAGCGGAGTAAGCCAGTCTGTGGAAAGTGGTTTTCCACAACCAGTGTCAACTAA
- the ggnbp2 gene encoding gametogenetin-binding protein 2 isoform X1: MARLVAVCREGEEDYPFLSRQIPLYIDDALTMVMEFSDSVMDVNRQDINASHWKQFCEYYSKLKQLDLNIALMVTSREVFGALSQLVPCVGCRRSVERLFSHLVESGNPALEPLTVKPTGMLSVTKACLADVKKLYTLFYVHGSKLNDIIDAIPKSKKNKRCQLHSLDTHKPKPLGGSWMDVWELMSQECRDEVVLIDSACLLETLETYLRKHRFCTDCKNKVLRAYNILVGEVDCSEEKGYCAALYEGLCCCPHERHIHVCCETDFIAHLLGRAEPEFAGGYERRERHAKTIDIAQEEVLTCLGIHLYERLHRIWQKLRAEEQTWQLLFHLGIDALRKSFEMAVEKMRGISRLEQFVEELSEEERAKELKQEKKRQKRKNRRKNKCGFDMSEQETEEKEKNLDESGLYCVIQGSLESVEHCCKTCGNHDEEDAGCEDSVTANRSTSCSCPGTTKQDLSSHISDCGYSSSMEGSETCSPEGSDVACSEGICNHDEAGDGPNVHHCAEDKEEDGIDSCVDCWPHSEENTQCKSKKKKRKGKGFYSDQGQKGEGYISDGNTMGHCLPSAHTCRTKEIFSSLCGDKIASIALRLPWTVHQKNLGLHPGEANMSLVELLDDSDVTSDEENCLTQDEIQAFLERNKSFYNNRHQYRQLLKEKFSNYCLSTERSKPVCGKWFSTTSVN, encoded by the exons ATGGCACGACTGGTAGCCGTCTGTagggaaggggaggaggactACCCATTTCTCTCAAGACAGATTCCTCTGTATATTGATGATGCACTCACG ATGGTGATGGAGTTTTCTGACAGTGTAATGGATGTGAACCGCCAGGACATTAACGCTTCTCATTGGAAACAATTTTGTGAG TATTACTCCAAGCTGAAGCAGCTGGACTTGAATATTGCCCTCATGGTGACATCCAGAGAAGTGTTCGGTGCATTATCACAGCTGGTTCCATGTGTGGGCTGCAGACGAAGTGTGGAGCGCCTTTTCTCACATCTAGTGGAATCTGGGAACCCAGCCCTGGAGCCCCTCACAGTGAAACCCACGGGCATGCTCTCTGTCACTAAGGCCTGTTTGGCAGACGTGAAGAAGCTCTACACCCTCTTCTACGTCCATGG GTCAAAGTTAAATGACATTATTGATGCCATTCCAAAAAGTAAAAAGAACAAACGCTGCCAGCTGCACTCCCTAGATACACACAAACCTAAGCCTTTGGG GGGGAGCTGGATGGACGTTTGGGAGCTGATGTCTCAGGAGTGCAGGGATGAGGTGGTCCTCATTGATAGTGCCTGTCTTCtggagacactggagacatATTTGCGCAAACATAG GTTTTGCacagactgtaaaaacaaaGTGTTGAGGGCATACAATATCTTGGTTGGAGAGGTGGACTGTAGCGAGGAGAAAGGCTACTGTGCCGCCTTGTATGAGGGACTGTGCTGTTGCCCCCACGAACGCCACATCCACGTGTGCTGTGAAACAGACTTCATTGCTCACCTCCTCGGCCGGGCAGAGCCCGAGTTTGCAGGAGGGTATGA aCGCAGAGAGAGGCATGCAAAGACTATTGACATTGCACAAGAGGAAGTCCTGACCTGTCTTGGTATTCACTTGTATGAGCGGCTGCACAGAATCTGGCAGAAACTACGAGCAGAAGAGCAGACCTGGCAGTTACTCTTCCACTTGGGAATTGATGCACTACGCAAAAGTTTTGAG ATGGCAGTGGAGAAGATGCGGGGGATCAGTCGGCTTGAGCAGTTTGTTGAGGAGCTGTCTGAGGAAGAGAGAGCCAAAGAGCTGAAGCAGGAGAAAAAGAGGCAAAAGCGAAAAAATCGACGCAAAAACAAGTGTGGATTTGACATGTCTGaacaggagacagaggagaaggagaagaatcTGGATGAG TCTGGTCTCTACTGTGTGATCCAGGGTTCTCTGGAATCTGTGGAGCACTGCTGCAAAACCTGTGGTAACCACGATGAAGAGGATGCTGGGTGTGAAGACAGCGTCACTGCCAATAGAAGCACTTCCTGTAGTTGCCCCGGCACCACCAAACAAG atttGTCCTCACACATTAGTGACTGTGGCTACTCCTCAAGTATGGAAGGCAGTGAGACATGCTCGCCAGAAGGCTCTGATGTTGCCTGCTCTGAGGGAATCTGCAACCATGATGAAGCAG GAGATGGCCCAAATGTCCATCACTGTGCTGAAgacaaggaggaggatggaATCGACAGTTGTGTAGACTGCTGGCCACACTCTGAGGAGAATACTCAGTGCAAgagtaaaaagaagaaaaggaagggCAAGGGTTTCTACAGCGACCAA GGGCAAAAAGGTGAAGGTTATATATCTGATGGGAACACAATGGGCcactgtctgccatctgcacaCACTTGTCGAACCAAAGAAATCTTTTCCTCATTATGTGGTGATAAAATTGCCAGCATTGCACTACGATTACCCTGGACAGTACATCAGAAGAACCTTGGACTTCATCCGGGGGAGGCAAACATGAGTCTTGTGGAACTTCTG GATGATTCAGACGTCACCTCAGATGAGGAGAATTGTTTGACACAGGATGAAATTCAGGCATTTTTAGAACGAAACAAGTCCTTCTACAACAATCGCCACCAGTACCGACAGCTCCTGAAAGAGAAGTTCTCCAACTACTGCCTCTCCACAGAGCGGAGTAAGCCAGTCTGTGGAAAGTGGTTTTCCACAACCAGTGTCAACTAA
- the pigw gene encoding phosphatidylinositol-glycan biosynthesis class W protein translates to MAQRELKEAFIRNLNGTSLEEVALGSFLTPICLITRGLLFILYYQTKGSLPLPLPLISHLLFDFSLLIVPLILSCTVLSSVLHQVILSLTLFSACVFGYIYRTSVRPSAQHPLNTVSAFLQSRVQFNQVPFVTLFRVFVNVKTAISILAVDFSVFPRRYAKTETYGTGVMDFGVGAYVFANALVCPEARRKTIAGSKMSHIRKQLLSVWPLVVIGMGRLVSVKMTGYHEHVTEYGVHWNFFFTLAIVRVVASIFLTILPARLLWASALLISGLYQFTLESSELKDFIIHNNDREKDFLHANKEGIFSVVGYVAIYLAGVQVGLYVMQPRSLVKEWLKAVLSLLLGSVVLYAALPTCQTLVEPVSRRLANLPFCLWTVAQSLFFLSCLGIADMIILFSKRTSGCQLVPSSWNLYKKQSDPDKNRGEMEKLCLVQAVSRNQLLFFLLANIMTGLTNSVVDTLSCNNIYSVCVLLLYMFINCFVIYVLNLCGIAVKFW, encoded by the coding sequence ATGGCTCAGAGGGAACTGAAGGAAGCCTTCATCAGAAACCTCAATGGGACCAGtctggaggaggtggctctgGGCTCATTTCTCACCCCAATTTGCCTCATCACCAGAGGGCTCCTTTTCATCCTCTACTATCAGACCAAAGGGTCCCTGCCGCTTCCACTTCCACTGATTTCCCACCTGCTGTTTGACTTTTCTCTGCTCATTGTTCCTCTCATCCTGTCATGCACTGTTCTGAGCAGCGTTCTTCACCAGGTCATCCTCAGCCTAACCTTGTTTTcagcgtgtgtgtttggctACATCTACAGGACCAGCGTTCGTCCTTCTGCTCAGCACCCGCTGAACACTGTCAGCGCCTTCCTTCAGAGTCGTGTTCAGTTCAACCAGGTTCCCTTTGTGACTCTGTTCAGAGtgtttgtaaatgtaaaaacagcCATCAGCATCCTCGCCGTGGACTTCAGTGTCTTCCCACGGCGATATGCTAAAACAGAAACCTACGGGACAGGGGTTATGGATTTTGGAGTTGGAGCATATGTCTTCGCAAATGCACTTGTGTGTCCAGAAGCACGAAGGAAGACCATCGCAGGATCCAAGATGAGCCATATCAGGAAGCAGTTGTTGTCTGTGTGGCCCCTGGTTGTGATTGGTATGGGAAGGCTAGTGAGCGTCAAAATGACTGGCTATCATGAGCATGTGACAGAATATGGCGTCcactggaacttcttcttcACACTGGCCATTGTCAGAGTTGTGGCTTCCatttttttaactattttaCCAGCCAGGCTTTTGTGGGCCTCTGCCCTACTGATCAGTGGATTGTATCAGTTCACTTTGGAGTCATCAGAGCTGAAGGACTTCATCATCCACAACAATGACAGAGAGAAGGACTTTCTGCATGCGAACAAGGAAGGCATATTTTCAGTGGTGGGATATGTAGCCATCTACCTGGCAGGAGTTCAGGTTGGTCTCTATGTGATGCAGCCAAGATCCCTTGTTAAAGAGTGGCTAAAGGCTGTGCTTAGCCTCCTGTTGGGAAGTGTTGTCCTCTACGCTGCTTTGCCCACATGTCAGACCCTTGTAGAGCCAGTGTCTCGCCGCTTGGCTAATTTACCTTTCTGCCTCTGGACTGTTGCtcagtctttgttttttctgtcctgtCTTGGTATAGCTGATATGATTATACTGTTTTCCAAAAGAACATCGGGCTGTCAACTAGTGCCCTCATCATGGAATTTATACAAAAAGCAATCAGACCCTGACAAAAACAGAGGTGAAATGGAAAAGCTGTGCCTTGTTCAAGCTGTCAGCAGGAATCAGTTGCTCTTTTTCTTGCTTGCAAATATCATGACAGGACTGACCAACTCAGTGGTGGACACACTTAGTTGTaacaatatatattcagtgtgtgttttactgttgtACATGTTCATAAACTGCTTTGTAATATATGTTTTAAATCTCTGTGGAATCGCTGTAAAGTTTTGGTGA